GACAACCGCTCGATTTCTACCGGCTTGCGCGATATTTGCAGTTCGCTCATCTGCGCCATAAAAATCAACGTGCTAATGCCAAAGCCAATCAAAATAGCCTGTGTCAGGTCCAGCACCACCGTCGCCACCAATGTAATGGCAAAGGCGATGATGGCGTGGCGCAGGCGGTGGCTGAAGTAGAAGCGGATGGTATGCCACTCGTTCATGCGCCAGGCGGTCACAATGAGTACGCCGGCCAGCGCCGCCAGGGGAACCTGCCGGATGATGCCGGCCAGCAGCAGCGCCGCCAATAGCAAAACAACGCCATGCAAAATGGGGACCACGCGCGTGACGCCGCCACTTTTGATGTTGACGCTGGTGCGGGCGATGGCCGCCGTAGCCGGCACGCCGCCAAACAGGGGAATGAGCATATTGCCCACGCCCTGGGCGATCAGTTCCAGGTTATTGTTCAGCCGAATGCCGGTCATGTTGCCGGCCACAGCGCCGCAGAGCAGGCTTTCGATGGCTCCCAAAGCAGCAATAGACATGGCGGGCACAATCAAATTGTTTAGATCCGACCAGGGAATTTCGGTGAGGCTGAGCCGGTTCTCCAACAAGATGGTGCGCGGCACGGCGCCAATCACCGGAACCGGCCAATGGGCGACGACGACGATCAGGGTCGCCAAGATAATGCCCACCAGCGAACCGGGCACGCGCTGGCCGAACTTGAAACGAGGCCAGACAACCATGGTGGCGATGACCAACAGGGCCAGGAAGACAGCCTCTGGGTTAGGCGCAATACCGTTTTCCGCGTAATAGCGCAGCTTTTCGATGACGTTTTCCGCCGCCGGGGTTTTGATGCCCAGGAAGTTGTCTAGCTGCCCCAGGGCGATGATGATGGCAATGCCGCTGGTGAAACCGGAGATGACCGGGCTGGGGATGAGGGCGACGACGCGCCCCAGGCGAAAAATACCCAGGAGGGTCATCATGATCCCGGCCAGGAGCGCTGCCACCCACATGCCTTGCAGCCCATAGCGGCTGACCAACACAATGAGCACCGCCGACATGGCGCCGGTGGGGCCGGAAATCTGGTAAGGTGCGCCGCTCAATAAGCCAATGACGACGCCAGCGAGTACGGCCGTTACCAATCCCGCCGCTGCATCTGCCCCCGAAGCCACACCAAAAGCCAGCGCCAATGGCAGGGCCACGGCCGCTACCGTGATACCGGCCAACACGTCTTTTTGCAGTGTGGATCGGTTGTACCCGGCAAACTCGCGCCGCCACATACGCGGCCACTCTTGAACCATCATGAGAACACCTCTATTAGATTAGATTTTTGGCGTCCGGCACGCTGTCCAAAAAAAAGACATACCAGAGGTATGTCGTCTCGGTGACAAATTGGGCATCTGTCGGTTCGTCGTGGCGCTCATTTTATGACCATCTGGCGCGAAGGGCAACAGATTCAGGCGTCATTATGGATTGACGATTGACGATTTGGGCAATTGACAATTGGCGATTGGCCCGTTAGTTCCGGCATTCTTCGCACAGACCGTAAAACTCTAGCAAGTGTCCCTGCACATCAAAACGGAAGCGCTGGCCGACCACTTTTTCGATTTCCGCCAACACGCAGTCATCAAACTCAATGACTTTGTCGCACGCGCCGCAGATGAGATGGTGATGATGGCCGTGATGCAACAAGACAAAATGGGCCGCGCCGGTACCCTGGTAAATAGGGCGAATGAGGTTGAGTTGGCACAACAAATCGAGCGTGCGGTACACCGTCATGCGGCCAACGTTGGGGGAATCTTGATGCACACGCTCTACCAGATCGTCGGCGGAGATGTGACCGCCGCAGGCAACCAGCGCTGCGAGAATGGCCTGCCGCGAGGCAGTGAGCCGATAACCATGTGCGGTAAGCGCCGCACTGAGCCGGGTGAGTTGATCTTCCATTGTTCCCATTCTAACCGGATTGAGAGTTCTTATCAAAAGGTGCAAAAAGCCGGGCGAACCGACATGACAAATCCCTTTACGAACCGGCCGCAACCAGATGCTTGACGGTGGCAACCAGGTCCTTGCTTTTCACCAGGGTTTCGCCGACGAGAATGGCGTCCACGCCAATGCGGCGCATGGCGTGGACATCAACGGCCGTTTTAATCCCACTCTCCGCCACCACGACCACGTCTTCGGGGATGCGCTGGCGCAGCCGGGCGGTGTTGGCAAAATCCACCTCGAAGGTCTGCAAGTTGCGGTTGTTGACGCCGATGATTCGTGGCTTCACCGCCAGCGCTTTTTCCAGTTCCGCCTCGGTATGCACTTCCACCAGAGCACTCATGCCCAGTTGCTGCGCCAGATGCAGCAAGTCGCGCAGCTCATTTTCGCCGAGAACGGCCGTAATCAACAAAATCGCGTCGGCGCCGGCGGCCCGCGCCTCATACACCTGATAGGGGTGGAAGATGAAATCTTTGCGCAGCACCGGGATTTTCTGCGAGCCAACCGATTGGCGCACATCGCGCAGATGCTCCAGCGAACCTTGAAAGTGACGGCCGTCGGTCAATACAGAAATCGCGCTGGCCCCACCCTGCACGTAGGCCCGCGCCAACTGCACCGGATTGTATTTGGCGACCAACAGTCCTTTGCTGGGCGACGCTTTTTTGCATTCGGCGATTAAGGACACGCCGGGCTTGCGCAGCGCGGCGTAGAAATCGTTGGGTGGTGGCGCGGTGTTGGCGAACGCCCGCACATTTTCCAGCGGCGTTTCGCGCATTATTTTCGGCAGGTTTTCCCGATGAAAGGTCATTATTTCGTCAAGAATAGTCCCGCGACGTTTGGCTAAGTTGGTAACGCTCATAGGAAGCTGTTGGTTGTCTTAATCCAGGATTGTAAGGCGGCCAGGGCACGGCCGTTAGCAATAGAATTACGCGCTTTTTCCAGTCCGGCCATCAGGTTATCATCCGCCACACTGAGGGCGGCGGCGGCATTCAGCAGCACAATGTCGCGGCGCGGCCCCTGGTCTTGCCCACTAAGAATGTCGTAGGTGATTTGGGCATTGTCCTGCGGCGCGCCGCCCAATAGATCGGCCATCGTCGCCCGCGCCAGACCCAGGTCACGCGGATCTAGTTCACGGGTACGCACAATCCCATCTCTTAAATAGCTGACGCGATTCACGCCCGTCGTCGAAAGTTCGTCTAATCCATCCGCGCCGTGAACCACATAAGCGGCCTGGCTGCCCAATTTAGCCAGCACGGCCGCCAGCGGTTCTGTCAGCGCCGGGCTGTAAACGCCGATCAGTTGGTGCGTCGCTCCGGCGGGATTGGTCAGCGGCCCCAGGAGGTTAAAGACAGTGCGCTGCCCCATCTCCCGGCGCGGCCCGATGGCGAAGCGCATGGCCGGATGGTGGTGGATGGCATACAAAAAGCCGATGCCCACCTCGGCTATGCAGGCAGCCACCTGCGCCGGGGCAAGGTCCAGATTGCCGCCCAGAGCCAGCAGCACGTCGGCCGAGCCGGATTGGCTGCTGGCGGCGCGATTGCCATGTTTGGCGACCTTCACCCCGGCCCCGGCGACAACAAATGCGGCCGTGGTGGAGATGTTGAAGGTGTGTTTGCCGTCGCCGCCAGTGCCGCAGGTATCCACGACCATCTCGCCGGGCAGCAGGCCAGGCACGGCCACCGCGACGACATGGGCGCGCATGGATTGGGCGCTGCCGGCGATTTCGTCCACCGTTTCGCCTTTCATGCGCAGGGCCGTCAGGTAGCTGCCGATTTGCGCCGGGGTGGCTTCGCCGTTCATGATGACGTTCATGGCTTCTTCTGCCTGGTTGAAGGCGAGGTGACGGCCGTTAATCACTTCGGCAATGGCTTCTTTTAAGGGCATGTCGTTTTTCCTGACTACTTTTCGCCAGATTCTTTGGCGGGTGAGCAATACGCCGGTGATCTCAGGGGCTAAAGCACTTTGGTCACTTGCAGCCAGTTGCTGTCGTTGACGGCCGTAATCGCCTCGGCCGACCCCATCACCACCACCAGACCATGCTGGCTGACCTGGGCCAATACCTCGCCAAATTCGCGGAAGTTGACGGCCGTTGTCGCCAGGATTTCGTCGCGGTACTGCTGACGCGCCTCATCGGTGCGGCCGATGAGGTGGCGCTGAAGCGAAGTAAAGCCTTTGGCGTCCGGCAGTTGGTAGGCGTCCATCGAACCAATCGCGCCGATGATAGATTTGACCAGCTCGGCATCGTTCAGGTCCAGGTTGCGCAAAAAGTCGCTGGTATGGTCATAATTTTCCAACGTTTGCAGCAGATTCGGGTCGCGGTAAGAAAGATAGGTGTAAACGCCGGAATCCATGTCGAAGGAGCAAAAGCCGCCATACGCGCCGCCCTGGACCCGCACTTTTTCCCACAACCAGGTGGTGCGCAGGTATTTGGTGATGACTGAGACGGAGCCGTGCAGTTTGTAGCCCAGCTCGTACAAATTGGCCCCTTTGCCGACATAATTCACCTGGGCGGGGATGGTCAGCCCTTCGTGTTGGCGGCCGAAAGGGGGCGTCCAGGTGAGCAGCTTGCCCGGTTTGGCGGGAATGGCCGCCAGGAAATCGGCCAACTGCGGTTGGAAGCGGGCGTAATTGTCCGCGTCCAGGGTAACATTGACGATGAGGTTTTGCCGATTGACCAACAGTTGGCGCACCGTTTCCAGCTTTGCCAGCACAGAGGGCCAATCCTTCTCCACTTCTTCGGCCAGTTGGCGCAGCAGGAACAGGTAACTGATGCCACCCATCTGCTCGTCTACCCAGGAAGATTCATCCAGATGGGCGCGGAGACGGCCGTTAACCACCGAATGCCCCGATGGAACCAGCCCAGCCTCGCTGCGCGCTTTGCCTTCCAACACAATCTGGCGGAAGCGGGCCTGGTTGTCCAGCTTCACCGTCAACAGCATGTCGCGCAAGATGTTCAACATCTCTTGGGCCTGGGTGACGGTCGCTTTGGCGCGCAGGAACAACCAGGCCATGCTGCCCTGGCGGTCGGCCAGCGCCGAGGTAACATGCGTGGGATAGACGCCACCTGTTTTGCGGCCAATACGCTGCGACATCTTGACAAAATCTTCCGTTTCTGTGCCCAATTTCACCAGCGTCTGCCCAAACAAGCGCACATAGGGCAGCAAATCGGCGGGCACGGCTTTCATGTTCAAGCCCACATCAAAGTAGACAATACCGTTGGTGAAAAGGTCATGGTAGACCACTTCGCTGCCTTGCAGCGCGGCTACTTCGATGGGGATGCGCTTGTTTTCTTTTTCCAGGTCGGCCAGGGTAAGCACTGGAATCGCCGCCAACGCTTCCGGCGAATCAGGGGCTTCCTGACGAGCTTTTAACTCCTGGGTATTGGTGATGATCGCCTGCAATTCCGCCTGACTCAACGCAGCGCGCACGGCCGTCAGGCGGGCTTTTTCCGCCTCTTCCTGCTGTTGGCGCAGTCCGGTGTCCGGCTCCAGCAGCAGGGTAACGCGGTGTGGGTTTTGCAGCAGGTACACGCGGATGAAGTCCTGGAGGTAGGTGGGGTTGTTGGCGAGATTGGCTTTAACGGCCGTCATCGCTCCTTCATATTTAAGCGGGGCCAGGGGATCACGGCCGTAAGCCCAGGTCCCCAACGCGCGCATCATCAGGGCGATGCCGCGCGGAAAAGAGCCGGTATTGTTTTCACGCAGGCTAAATTCGATGCTGTTGACGGCCGCTTCCACCATGTCTGGCTCAAAGCCGTCGCGGACAATTTGGTTCAGCACTTCTTGCACCAGGGCTTCCACCTTGCCGGCGTCGGCTTTGTCTATGCCCTTCAGCCCGACAGAAAAGGTCATCTGGCGCAGGTAAGTGGAAAGGCCGCTGCCAGTGAGGTCCTCGCCCAGACCAGAATCAATCAGCGCCTTGCGCAGCGGCGATGCCTGTGTGCCCACCAGGGCGTAAGACAGCACATTCAACCCCCAGACAAGTTCTGGATCGGCCGCTTCCGGCAGCACCCAATTGATGTCTACCATCGCTTTTTTGGCGATGTCGGCGCCATCGTCCATGCTGTAGGGATAGGTGACGTATTTGGGCGCGGCAAAGGGGGCTTGCAAATCTACGCTGCCATTCACCTGGATGCGGTCAAAGTCGCGCAAATACGCATCCAACAACCGCAGCCGCTCTGTCTCGTCATCATCGCCATAGAAGAAGATGAGGGCGTTGGCAGGATGGTAGTAAGTGTCATGAAAATTCTTGAACTGCTCGTAAGTCAGGTCGGGAATCACCTCCGGGTTGCCGCCGGAATCGTGCTGGTAGGCGTTGTCCGGGAACAGTTCTTGCTTCACATAACGGAACAAGATATTGTCGGGCGAAGAATAAGCGCCTTTCATCTCGTTAAAGACGACCCCTTTGTAGGTCAGCGGCGCGTCCAGGCTTTCCAATTCATAATGCCAGCCTTCCTGCTGCAAGTGGTGGGGGTGATGAGCGGATAAAAGACGGCATCCAGGTAAACGTCTACCAGATTGTAGAAATCTTGCAGATTGGTGCTGGCGACCGGGTAAGAGGTGCGGTCGGCGCTGGTGAAAGCGTTGACGAAGGTGTAGAGCGAGCCTTTGAGCAGCTCCACAAATGGCTCTTTGACCTGATATTTGCGTGAACCGCCCAGCACGGAATGTTCCATGATGTGGGGCAGGCCGGTAGAATCGGCCGGCGGTGTGCGGAAATTAATGCCAAAGACTTTGTTTTCGTCGTCGTTGGCGAGGGAAAGCAGTTCCGCGCCCGTCTTTTGGTGACGATAGAGACGCGCCTGGGTGTTCAGTTCGGCGATGTGTTCTTCGCGCAGCAGTTCAAATCCGTGGGTGATCATGTGCTATTACCTCGCTGGAAATTTTGGGTATTGTAACCCTGATGAGCGGGCTGTGTCCAACCAGGACGGCCGTTATTCAGCAATTCCAATAATGAGCCTATCTCACCCCAGTGTGAACCAAAAGGGGCGAGACGGCATTGGTTGAAGTCAACGGCCGTTCACAAATCCAGAGTTATCTTCAATATCTTGTCTATTTGCGCCATCACGTCTGGCGGCAGACTGCCTCAATGCCTCCCAGTCGCTCTTGGCAAAAGATTCAGCGATGTCGTTTTGCAGCGCCTGATACGCAGCATCGCCGGACAGCGTGGCAAATTGACGATCAATTTCTTCTCGCTCTAGCCGGGCAATGAACTGCTCTAAAGCCGTAACAATGAGGGCATTGCGGTTCGGCGACTGGCCTGAGTCCACCAGGTTCTGGTTGCGTTGAAGCAGTTTTGCGGGAAACATCACGGTGGTACGGACCGTTCCACATTTGTCGAGCATACAAACCTCCATCATTTTTGATGTGGAATATGATGCGAGATGAATCAACTGTCAACGGCCGTCTAAAAAATTCTGCAATATCCGCTTACCATGCTCCGTCAAAATGCTCTCCGGGTGGAACTGTACACCCACCACCGGATATTCGCTGTGCTGCAAGGCCATCACCTCGCCCTCGCTGGTGAAAGCCGTCACCTTCAGGCAGTCCGGCAGCGGCTCCTCAACGATGAGCGAATGGTAGCGCGTGGCGTTAAACGGGCTGGGCACGCCAGAGAATAAGCCCTGACGATTATGGTACACCGGCGAAACCTTGCCGTGCATCAGGCGCGGCGCGCGCGTCACCTTGCCGCCATACACTTCGCCAATACACTGGTGGCCCAGGCAAACGCCCAAGACCGGCGTCGTCGGCCCCAACTCGCGGATCACATCGTTAGAAATGCCGCCATCCCCCGGATCGCCCGGCCCCGGGCTGATGACGATTTGCGTCGGCCGCAAGGCGCGGATCTCCTCCAGCGTCACCTGATCATTACGAAACACAGTTAACTCTGCCCCCAATTCCCCCAAATATTGCACCAGGTTGTAGGTAAACGAGTCGTAGTTATCAATCACCACAATCATGACAAAATCTCCAGAACTCAACTCACTCCAACTTCACAACAATCAAGGTAAACGTCGCCGCGCCACCGTTGGCTGTGCTGATTTCAATGGTGTATTCGGTGGTGCGCAGAGGCAGGACAAAAGCGGCCTCGGCCGAACCAGGGCCGGAGAAGTTGGCTTCGTTGGCGATACTGCCAGCCTCGAAAAACTTAAGCACGAGGTCGCTCTGGTCCAGCGGCTCGGCAAAAGCCACCACCGGCCGGCCGCCGTTGGATTGGACGGTATAACTTTTACTCTGTCCGGCAGTCAGGGTTTCGCCGCGATAATGGGTGGCTAAGGGGGTGTCGGTGGCTTCATCGAAGACATAGACGGCCGTTTCCCCCGCCCCACTGCCCTGATTAGCCACAATCAAGCTAAACAAGCCATCATTATCTGGTGAAAACACCAACACTTCCGGCCGCCCCGCCGGGCTGAAATTCGCTTCGGTCAACGGACGTGCGCCATCCGCGCTGGCCGCCACCGCCAGCGCCACATCCGCCTCGCCAGAAGCCTCGGCAAAGACAAACAACGGCTGGAATTTGCTGCCTTGAATGGTATAGCTCTTCGACGCGCCCGGCTCCAGCCGGCTCACATCTTGCTGCCCGGGACCAAACAGGCGCACGGCCGTACCAACCATCGCCGGTGTAGGCGGAACGGCCGTCGCCAGACCACCTGTAGCCGGCCGTTCGGTCGCCGTTGCCGGGGGGACGGCTGTCGCCGTCGCCGCTGCCGTCGCGGTGGCCGGAACGGCCGTATCTGTTGGCAGGGGAATGGCGGTGGGCAAAACGGCCGGCGACCCCTCCTGCGCCGCCGCCTGCGTTGGAATGGGCGTGGGAACGGCCGTTGCCGTCGGCGTGCCCGAAAAATTACACGCCAATGTCAGACCAACCAGGCTAAACAACGCCAACCAAACAACACTCTTTCTCGGCATCATACGCACCTCCAGAAAGCGAGAGCAAGAGAAAGAAACCCACTCTCGCTTTCGCTCTCGCTAAGGAACCACCAGCCCCATCATCCGTTTCATCTCGTCCACTTTTGGCTGCGAGACGGCCCGCGCCTGCGCGGCGCCAACCGCCATCAGCCGGTCCAATTCGGCCGGGTCTTGCATCAGTTGGTTATGGCGCTCGCGGATGGGAGCCAACATCTCAATGGTGACTTCAGCCACGCGCGTTTTCAGGTCGCCATAACCCCGGGCATCGGCAAAATCGGCGAGTACGGCCGTTTCCTCCTTGCCCGTCACCGCTTTATAGATGCCCAACAAATTGTTCACCCCTGCCTTCTCCGGGTCATTGGAAAAGACGATCTCGTTGCCCGAATCCGTCACCGCCCGCTTAAACGAACGCATGATCTCCTTCGGGTCGTCCAACAGGCGCACGGCGTGCCCCCGTTTATCGGCCAGACTTTTGGACATTTTGGCCGTGGGATCATCCAGGCCCATCACCCGCGCGCCAACCGCCGGGATAATCGGCTGCGGAATCACAAAAAACTCGCTCTCATACAGCGCGTTAAAACGCTGGGCGATGTCGCGCGCCAGCTCCACGTGCTGCTTCTGGTCTTCGCCCACCGGCACTTCATGGGCATCATAGAAGATGATGTCACCGGCCATCAGCACCGGATAATCCAGCAGCCCTGTCAACACGCTCTCCTGTTTGGCCGACTTGTCTTTGAACTGCGTCATGCGCTGTAACCAGCCCAGCGGCGTGACGCAGTTCAACAGCCAGCAGCCCTCGGCGTGGGCCGTCACGTGGCTTTGAATGAAAATGGTACTCTGATCAGGGTCCAGACCACAGGCCAACAGCATGGCGGCCATAGACCGCGTTTCGTAGCGCAGTTCACCCGGCTTCTGCGGCACTGTCAGACTGTGCAAATCCACAATGCAAAAGAAGTTTTCCTTCTCTGCCTGCCGCGCCACCCAGTTGCGGATGGCCCCTAAATAATTGCCCAAATGGGTGTTGCCCGTTGGTTGAATGCCACTAAATACTCGTTTTTTACTCATGTCGTCGTTTCCTAACCTGGTCAAGCCAGAACTTAAAAGGGTTATCAAAGATGACGCAGATTTCACAGATTGAAGCTGGTTGGCTGACAAATTTTATTTTCAAAGGCCGCAGAAACCGGTGACGATTTTATAGAATTCCTTGCTCTGCTTTGTCCACGGCCACAAAAAGCGCCTTTGCTTTATTGACACACTCTCGATACTCACTGGCCGGATCACTGTCGGCGACGATGCCAGCGCCGGCCTGCACGTGAACTGTGTCACCCTGCACCAGCATCGTGCGGATGGCAATACAGGTGTCCATGCTGCCATCATAACTGAAATAACCCACCGCGCCAGCGTACAAACCGCGCCGCTCACCCTCTAATTCTTCGATGATTGTCATCGCTTTGACCTTAGGCGCGCCGCTGACCGTGCCGGCCGGGAACGTGGCGCGCATCAGGTCAAAGGCGTCCATACCCGGCTTGATCTGTCCCTCGACGTGGCTGACCATGTGCATGACGTGGCTGTAACGCTCCACCACCATCAAATCACGCACCCGCACTGTGCCATATTCGCTGACGCGGCCGATGTCGTTGCGCCCCAAATCCACCAGCATGACGTGTTCGGCCCGCTCTTTGGGGTCGGCCAGCAGGTCGTCGGCCAGGGCGTTGTCGGCCTGGGGGGTTGCGCCGCGCCAACGGGTTCCGGCGATGGGGCGCACACTGGCGACGCCATCTTCCAGCCGCACGTGCATCTCCGGCGATGCGCCGACCACCTGTATGTCGAATTCGGGAAAGTTGAAAAAGAACATGTAGGGCGATGGGTTGAGCATCCGCAGCGCCCGGTAGATGGCGAAGGAGTCGGCGCTGGTATGACGGCTGAAGCGCTGGCTCAACACCACCTGGAAGATGTCGCCGGCGGCGATGTGTTCCTGGGCCTCAGCGACGATTTCTTCGTAGCGGGTCTGGCTCATGTTGGCTTCAATACGGCCGTTCCGCCCATTCCTCACCCCGTATCTTCGCTGTGGGATAGCCGGTAACGGCCGTAACAACTTCTCGCTCACCCGCGCAATGCGCTGTATGGCATCCACATAAGCCGCCTCCACGTCCGCGGCGACGTGGGCGTTGGCCAGAATAATCAGCCGGTGGCGGGCATGGTCGAAGACCACCAGAGTATCGGTCAGGAGGAAAATGGCGTCAGGGATGGGCAGGATGGGCACGGCCGTTTCCGGCAGCCGCTCGAAGTAACGCACCACATCATAGCCCAAATAACCAACCGCCCCGCCCTGAAAACGGGGCAGACCGGGCAAATCGGCCGGAGAGAATTGGCCCAACTCCGCCTTCAGCACGTCCAGGATGTCTTCGCCATCGGCCAACTCGTGTGCCGTATTCCGTATTCCGTGTTCTGTGCGCGGTTCACCGTGTATGGGATACGAATAACGGCTGACGGAACGGCCGTGCAGCGCCACCATCCCACGCGGATTCACCCCCACGAAGGAGTAACGCCCCACCTGCTCACCGCCCTCCACCGATTCCAGCAGAAACGACGGCCCTAGTTCGTCCAGCAGCTTGATATACACCGACACCGGCGTCTCCAAATCGGCCGCAAACTCCCGGTACACCGGAATCAAATTCGCCGCACCCGCCGCCAATTGGCGAAACTCAGCCAAAGTTGGCTGATACACATTTTGCACAACCATAATTCCTCCATTGAGAATAGCGAGAGCTAGAGCTAGAGCGAGAGGAAGAACTCTAGCTCTAGCTCTAGCTCTCGCTCTCGGCTTTCACCTTATCTCCGGCAAATGGGTCATCGCTTCTTCAATTGCCGCCTGCGGATAATCGTAATCTTGCAGTTGGCCTTTCATGTAGGCGTCATAAGAAGCCATATCAAAATGACCGTGCCCACAGAGGTTGAACACAATCACCTTTTTCTCGCCGCTCTCTTTGCATTTCAGCGCTTCTTCGATGGCGATGGCGATGGCGTGGGTGGGTTCCGGCGCGGGGATTATGCCTTCAGCGCGGGCGAAGGTCAGCGCGGCTTTGAAGGTGTCTAGCTGCTTCACCGAGCGGGCTTCCACATCGCCATTGTCTACCAGGGCGCTCACCTGGGGCGACATGCCATGATAGCGCAGACCGCCGGCGTGAATGTCCGGCGGCATGAAGGTGTGGCCCAAGGTGTGCATTTTGACGATGGGAGCCATCTGCGCCGTGTCGCCATAATCAAACGTATACCTGCCTTTGGTCAGGCTGGGCGATGCCGACGGTTCGGCGGCAATGACCCGCGTCGTTTTGCCGTTGGTGAAGTTCTGCTGCAAGAAGGGGAAGGCAAAACCACCAAAATTAGAGCCGCCGCCGGTGCAAGCGATGACCATATCCGGGTATTCGCCGGCCATTTCCAACTGCATCAGCACTTCCTGCCCAATCACCGTCTGGTGCAGCAGCACGTGATTGAGAACCGATCCCAGGCTGTATTTTTTCTGCCCGCCCGATTTAGCCGCTACTTCTACCGCTTCGGAGATGGCAATGCCCAGCGAACCGGGATTATTGGGGTCCTCGGCCAGGACGGAACGGCCGTAATCCGTGCGGTCGGTTGGGCTGGCATATACTTCCGCGCCATACCCCTCAATGACCATGCGGCGGTAAGGCTTCATGTTATACGACGTTTTGACCATGTACACTTCCAGGTCCATGCCAAAAAAGTTGCAGGCCATCGCCAACGCCGACCCCCACTGCCCGGCGCCGGTCTCGGTGGTCAGGGCCTTGACGCCTTCTTCTTTGTTGTAAAAAGCCTGGGGAACGGCCGTATTCGGCTTATGTGATCCCACCGGGCTGACGCCTTCATATTTGTAATAAATGTGCGCCGGGGTATCCAGCGCCTTCTCTAACCGATGGGCGCGGAAAAACGGGGTCGGCCGCCACAGCTTGTAAATCTCGCGCACCGGCTCCGGAATTTCAATATACCGTTCCGTGCTGATCTCCTGCATGATCAGCCCCATAGGGAACAACACGCTGAGAAAATCAGGCGTCACCGGTTCTTTCGTCTGCGGGTGCAGCACCGGCGCCGGCGGCACGGGCATGTCGGCATTGATGTTGTACCACGCCTGCGGCAGCTTGCTTTCGTCTAACAAAAATTTCGTCTGGTCGCTCATCTTTCTGCTCCTTTCGTTGATAGAAAATAAAAACGCTCTCGCCCAAGCAGATAATTTGCTCGGGACGAGAGCGCAAAATCTCCCGCGGTGCCACCCGGATTAAGCGGCCAATCTAACAAAAAACGCGCCGGTGAAAGCGCGTCGGGTGGTTAGAAAAGCCAGCTTCACTTGACATAGTCTACCAGTTTGCCGCTGAATGGGACGAACAAACCAGCTAACTACTTTGCCCAAATAACGGTGGCATTTCCGGTTCAGGCTAATAGCGCTGGCGTTCGCCTGAACAACTCCCCGGTCCATTCACCTGCTGCGCCGACGTTGGCCTTGCAGCTCCAGGGCCAACTCTCTAGGACTCGCTTTGCCGGTTACTACTCCGGATCATCGTTTTTTCCTGTTCAGTTGGGCAGATGTTAGCATGGAGGCAGGCGCGTGTCAAGCCGCTTTGTCACTTTGTGCCTTTGTCCCTTTGTGTTAAATTCCCGCCTAAGGAAGTGAAATCATGCCCAAAATCCTGTCGTTTTGCCTGCTTCTGCTGTTCCTTTTGCTCTCCGCCCTGGCCTGCAATCGCCGCGCTGACGCTGTGCCACCGGCCATGCCCACAATGGTCAGTACGGCCGTTTCTCCCACCGCTACGGCCGTTCCCCCACCAACCAGCCCATCCCCAAACCAGGCCGACTTGTTCCGCGCCGGTCTCGTCAGCGCCGCCCTCGATGGGCTGGACAGGCTAGACAGCGCGCCATTTTACCACCTGACCTTGACCATTGACCCTGTTGGCAGTACCGTTGTCGGTCAGCAGCTAATTCGCTACACGAATATCGAAGATGTTTCACTCGACGACATCTACCTCCATTTATTCCCCAATCTGCTGGGGGGGCGCA
This DNA window, taken from Candidatus Leptovillus gracilis, encodes the following:
- the trpS gene encoding tryptophan--tRNA ligase, with protein sequence MSKKRVFSGIQPTGNTHLGNYLGAIRNWVARQAEKENFFCIVDLHSLTVPQKPGELRYETRSMAAMLLACGLDPDQSTIFIQSHVTAHAEGCWLLNCVTPLGWLQRMTQFKDKSAKQESVLTGLLDYPVLMAGDIIFYDAHEVPVGEDQKQHVELARDIAQRFNALYESEFFVIPQPIIPAVGARVMGLDDPTAKMSKSLADKRGHAVRLLDDPKEIMRSFKRAVTDSGNEIVFSNDPEKAGVNNLLGIYKAVTGKEETAVLADFADARGYGDLKTRVAEVTIEMLAPIRERHNQLMQDPAELDRLMAVGAAQARAVSQPKVDEMKRMMGLVVP
- the trpE gene encoding anthranilate synthase component I, producing MYQPTLAEFRQLAAGAANLIPVYREFAADLETPVSVYIKLLDELGPSFLLESVEGGEQVGRYSFVGVNPRGMVALHGRSVSRYSYPIHGEPRTEHGIRNTAHELADGEDILDVLKAELGQFSPADLPGLPRFQGGAVGYLGYDVVRYFERLPETAVPILPIPDAIFLLTDTLVVFDHARHRLIILANAHVAADVEAAYVDAIQRIARVSEKLLRPLPAIPQRRYGVRNGRNGRIEANMSQTRYEEIVAEAQEHIAAGDIFQVVLSQRFSRHTSADSFAIYRALRMLNPSPYMFFFNFPEFDIQVVGASPEMHVRLEDGVASVRPIAGTRWRGATPQADNALADDLLADPKERAEHVMLVDLGRNDIGRVSEYGTVRVRDLMVVERYSHVMHMVSHVEGQIKPGMDAFDLMRATFPAGTVSGAPKVKAMTIIEELEGERRGLYAGAVGYFSYDGSMDTCIAIRTMLVQGDTVHVQAGAGIVADSDPASEYRECVNKAKALFVAVDKAEQGIL
- a CDS encoding TrpB-like pyridoxal phosphate-dependent enzyme translates to MSDQTKFLLDESKLPQAWYNINADMPVPPAPVLHPQTKEPVTPDFLSVLFPMGLIMQEISTERYIEIPEPVREIYKLWRPTPFFRAHRLEKALDTPAHIYYKYEGVSPVGSHKPNTAVPQAFYNKEEGVKALTTETGAGQWGSALAMACNFFGMDLEVYMVKTSYNMKPYRRMVIEGYGAEVYASPTDRTDYGRSVLAEDPNNPGSLGIAISEAVEVAAKSGGQKKYSLGSVLNHVLLHQTVIGQEVLMQLEMAGEYPDMVIACTGGGSNFGGFAFPFLQQNFTNGKTTRVIAAEPSASPSLTKGRYTFDYGDTAQMAPIVKMHTLGHTFMPPDIHAGGLRYHGMSPQVSALVDNGDVEARSVKQLDTFKAALTFARAEGIIPAPEPTHAIAIAIEEALKCKESGEKKVIVFNLCGHGHFDMASYDAYMKGQLQDYDYPQAAIEEAMTHLPEIR